One window from the genome of Candidatus Hydrogenedens sp. encodes:
- a CDS encoding IMP cyclohydrolase yields MERIKRAVISCYDKSGLVEFAQFLHEYHVEIIATVGTNDYLRANGIPSIYIGEFTGIPEILGGRLKTLHPKIHAGLLALRDNKLHIEQMQQYNFPQIDLVVANPKPVSRIIEQSGGSVDELFNQIDIGGITMIRSAAKNFRYVTVVVDRIYYPLVMHEMRAHEGAVSFITRYRLAQEAFFCTSRYDKNIAEFLDHHASPPSESAPLCSQEEHL; encoded by the coding sequence ATGGAAAGAATTAAAAGGGCAGTTATTAGTTGCTATGATAAAAGTGGTTTAGTTGAATTCGCACAATTTCTACATGAATATCATGTCGAAATTATCGCAACCGTCGGAACAAATGATTATCTTCGAGCCAATGGCATTCCTTCAATATATATCGGCGAATTTACAGGCATTCCTGAAATTCTCGGAGGAAGGTTAAAAACACTTCATCCAAAAATTCATGCGGGATTACTTGCTTTACGGGATAATAAATTACATATAGAACAAATGCAACAATATAATTTTCCACAAATCGACCTTGTAGTGGCAAACCCCAAACCAGTATCGCGAATCATTGAGCAGTCGGGTGGTTCCGTAGATGAATTATTTAATCAAATTGATATTGGCGGTATTACAATGATACGCTCAGCCGCTAAAAACTTTAGATATGTAACTGTAGTTGTTGACAGAATTTATTATCCTTTAGTGATGCATGAAATGCGAGCCCATGAAGGAGCAGTATCCTTTATTACAAGGTACCGTTTAGCTCAGGAGGCTTTCTTCTGTACCTCCCGTTATGATAAGAATATTGCTGAATTTTTAGACCATCATGCATCACCTCCATCGGAATCTGCCCCTTTATGTTCTCAAGAGGAACATCTTTAA
- a CDS encoding uracil-DNA glycosylase: protein MNVNEELQSLLEDLIAFINQEYTSKKTVNISQECAQRWDALDPHSFAKHIKRYSLAFADKGKSEISNENSDHQSETEQQELEQREEENSLEHIQHQLNLLKEEVKKCVKCPLHTERTQTVFGTGNPQAKLVFVGEAPGAEEDRQGLPFVGRAGQLLTDIIVKGMKMRREDVYICNVLKCRPPENRDPNPMEVFHCEPYLLEQLRLIKPKVICALGRIAAQTLLKTDAPTNELRGKWHNYHGIPLRVTYHPAYLLRNPKDKVKTWADIQEIIKLLNDEIVIELDEGQKDLL, encoded by the coding sequence ATGAATGTAAATGAAGAGTTGCAGAGCCTATTAGAAGACCTCATTGCCTTTATAAATCAGGAATATACCTCTAAAAAAACAGTAAATATTTCTCAAGAGTGTGCCCAGAGATGGGATGCTCTCGACCCTCATTCTTTTGCTAAACATATAAAACGTTACAGCCTTGCTTTTGCCGATAAAGGGAAATCGGAAATCAGTAATGAAAACAGTGACCACCAAAGTGAAACCGAACAACAAGAGTTAGAGCAGAGAGAAGAAGAAAATTCATTGGAACATATTCAGCATCAACTAAATTTACTAAAAGAAGAAGTAAAAAAATGTGTTAAATGTCCACTTCATACAGAACGAACTCAGACGGTTTTCGGTACAGGTAACCCACAAGCTAAATTGGTTTTTGTCGGAGAAGCCCCTGGGGCAGAAGAAGACCGACAAGGATTGCCATTTGTGGGGAGGGCAGGACAATTACTTACGGATATTATCGTCAAAGGTATGAAGATGAGACGCGAGGATGTATATATCTGTAATGTGCTGAAATGCCGACCACCTGAAAATCGAGATCCTAATCCTATGGAAGTGTTCCACTGCGAACCTTATTTGCTTGAACAATTGCGTCTTATAAAGCCTAAGGTTATTTGTGCTTTAGGTAGGATTGCTGCACAAACACTATTAAAAACCGATGCACCGACAAATGAGTTAAGGGGTAAATGGCATAATTATCATGGAATACCATTGAGGGTGACTTATCACCCTGCTTATTTATTACGTAACCCTAAGGATAAAGTTAAGACATGGGCAGATATACAGGAAATTATTAAACTCCTCAATGACGAAATCGTGATTGAACTTGATGAAGGACAAAAAGACCTCTTATAA